The DNA region tgggTGACCGTGTCTATCTCCAGCAGGCTATGGACTGGTTCCGGGCCCGGCATGAAGCCCCCATCTTTGTGGTCACCAGCAATGGCAtgaagtggtgctgggaaaatattGACATCTCTCGGGGTGATGTGGTCTTTGCTGGTGATGGGCAGGAGGGCTCACCAGGGAAGGACTTTGCCCTGCTCACTCAGTGCAACCACACTATCATGACCATTGGCACCTTTGGCTTCTGGGCTGCCTACCTGGCTGGTGGAGACACTGTCTACCTTGCCAACTTCACTCTGCCAGACTCAGAGTTCCTGAAGGTCTTCAAGCCTGAGGCTGCCTTCCTGCCTGAGTGGGTGGGCATTAATGCAGACTTGTCTCCAGTGCAGACAGGGGCTGGGCCTTGGAAGCCAGGGAGACTTTTGGGACTGGTCTCATCAGGCTAGAGTCAGACAGACATGTCTCCAGAGGCCTGGCAGCTTCTGGAGAAGTCAGGGGTGGTCCCAGAGCAGGTGGTGCCCATGGCCAGAGAGATTCTAGTTGGCCAGAGGTGGAAAGAAGTAGGGGAGGGTCTTCCTGGAGCTGCCTGAACACCTACAACCAGCAGAACATCTTTTCTGATGGCTGGCAATGCCCAGTGAAGCTCATGGTGGCTCCAGAAGCCACAGTGCCCACCTGATCATCATTTCTATAGTATTTCTGCATGGCTGCCCCTGAGAACAGGGAACCCTGCCTTCTAGAGTCCACTCTGCTGGTCTTTTCTAGCAGAGGTGTTACTTCTGCCCTGGGTGTTCAAAACAGTGAAGGAACAAACTCATGGTTGATCTAGAGCAAGCCCTCGTTAACTCTCCTTCAGAGTTTCTGGAGTGATTCAGAAGGGAGTTTTCCTAGGGAGGGCCAGGTTTAATGCTTTTGAAGAACAATGTGGGGACTGGGGTACAGGTTCCAGAATTCTACATAAGTATGGCAAAGAATATGATGAAGGAACTACCAGAAACTCAACACCCCGCCACTGCCAGAAAGATCAAGACCTGGGAGACTGCCTCTAGTGAGCCAGTGTCTTCTTGTgtgtgtactgaggattgaacccagttgaACCAAGGTGTGGCCCATGCTGGGGCCGTGGTGACCAGACCACAGTCTGTCCAAACCATTGGCCCCTGAGGAAAGTCTcaaaggattatttttttcatccttttttttttttttcttagagtagATATGGGAGAGTGGAGAGGAATAGCCATTGGGGAAGTGTGGCAACTTCTGCAGCAGAACTTTCTAGCAATCCAGGAAGACTTCTAATTTGGAAGGTCAAAACTTCCAAACACAAGATCTGGATCTATTATCTCTGGGATTAGGTCAAGGAAGTGTCTTCTTCTTTAGCTGGGttctgagtatctgggatttGATATTTGAAATCCAACAAGTCTGCAGAAAGCCAGGGGATACTGTGTTCTTTGTTAACCCTGTCTGTCCCTGAAATCACAGAAGCACTaaattacttttttgtttgttttttgtttttgataccagggattgaactcagagggcCATatctcagcccccccccccttttttttttacatttatttagacacaggatctcactgagttgtttaggacctcaataagttgctgaggcctgctttgaacttgcaatcctcctgcctcaacctcctgagctgctgagattacaggtgtgtccatGCCCGACTAAATCTGTCTTTGTAGGTCTAGCATGAAAAGAACTGGAGATAAGTAGACCCCAGTCCCAAGTCAAACCCAAGCAAGAGCCAGAGAGTATAAGACTTTTGACCCATTTCAGGAGCCCTTGCTGCTTTTTGGGTGATGAAAGTGGTTCCTCATATACACCCATATCTTGTCATCCCGCTCCAAGAATCCCAGCCTCTGGTCTTCTTAGGGCTTCAGGGTACCATTCCCAGCATAGCTGCCACAAGGAGAGTGGGAGGTATGAATTAAAAGTTCACATTCACAGCCCTTGTCTCTGCAGCTTTcgtggctctctctctctctctctctctctctctctctctctgtgtgtgtgtgtgtgtgtaaaacactGGAGAGAAAGTGGAAGCTCAGAGATTGTCACTATTCATTATATCTTAGGTTATGCTACCTTCTCAGATCTAGCAGCCCTTTGCTACTGAAATTGTGTGAGTGTTCCTAGTGCCCTACATCATGAAGGAGAGTAAGCTTTTCGGGATTCCAAGTATCTGAGCGCTCCGTACCTTTCTCTAGCACCCTCGTTAGTGGCCCCCAGAACTCCCATCCTCCATCCTCCATCCCATTAGGGCGTTCATCCCCCATAACCGGGGGAAAGAAGGTGGAAATCCAGTGAGCTGAGTATCATTATTGAACTACAATTCCCATAAAGCTTGGGGCGCCAGTCACAGTAGAGAAAAAGACCCCAGAGCCTTCTGGGAGTGGTAGTCCTAGGCTAGAAACGCATCTGCGAGGCTGGCAGAGGCACCAAGCCAGAATCCTGGTCCCCAAGGTAAAGGAAGGGAGGACGCTGAGGGCCAGAAGCCTGGTCCTGGGCTCTGAAAGCCAGAGGACCCCGGACTTTTCTTCTGGGGATGCTGGAATGAACTTCTCCGTAAGGCGAGCACCCTGTGACGTCATGGAGAGGTAGGCGGGTCTCCCTTTGTTGCAGCCCAATCAGAAGCAGAGTTGAGATTCTCCGCGGAGGCCCAAGtcctaggaaatatttttttggaaTTAGGATCTCGGAAGAGGACGTGGCAGGAGTTCCTGGTGGAACCGGGAGCTCCCGTGACACATACCCCTTTCGAAAGCTGTCGACTTCACGCAGCCAAACTGTCCCTCACAAAACCTGAGTTACAGTCGTGGGAAATATTAAGGCAGAAGGACGCGGCACCGGGTTCCTCACAGTCTGAATGGGATCCTGAGCGAATCCTGGGTTTGAGGGCACAAGTCAAGGATCAAGGTCGGAGAGGGGCTAGTTAGTTAGGGTGCCTCGCGTTTAGGGCGCTTTGGGGCTCCGTTTCCTGAGAAGGTGCACCCTGAAAATAAGAGGTCTTAGCCTTGGGCAAGGGTggacaggagggacaggagggtGGCTGGGAGTCTTGCATACATTCGTGGGGTCCCCAGGGTAAGGGATCTGGAGTGTACTTTGGTCTTGAGGGAGTTTTGAGAACATGTGGGAGAGTCTGATATATTGAAGCTGGACATGGACTTTTCAGCTTGAGGTGCAACAGGGTTTGGGGGCTTGGGTGTGTCTGAGTGTTGATTGGCTTGAGGTTGGGAGTTCAGGACCACATTAACTATGGGGGAGCTGTGGATCCGATGGATTGGCAGCTTGGAGAGTCTGTATGGGTTGGGGGTCCAGTGTTCTAGTTTGGTTATCTAAAGATCTCTCAGGATGCAGAGCCCCTAAATTTGAGCTTTTCTGAATTGGGATTAAATTTCACACTTCTTAAGTCTTTGGATGAAGGATATAAAACTTCATCTGGAGATTTCCTGAAGCTTCTCCTTTCCCATTGGGGAGACTGTAGACATGGAGTTCAGTGGGTCCCCTAAGATAGGCTTTGGTTTCTCTCCATTTAGCATCAGCTGCGGTTTGGGGTGAGAGGACCCTCCTGGAATTTTCTCTACTGAGTGCTCTGGCTTCAATGGGGCCGTGTTTTGCCCTCCCATTGGCTGCACTGGCCTGCTTCCTGCTTCCAGCGGGCTGCTGTGTCATATGTGACACTCGTATTCTTGCGGCTCTAAAGTCCCTGGAGACGGATTACCTGCCTAAACTCATGGGTCCTGATGAAGTGAATCGCACGTATGCTATGATAGTGCGGACCGTGAAGGGATTCTCGGATCTACCATATACTAAGCAAACCTATATGGGGGCCATTGGTGAGGGCAAGGTGGAGCTGAACTCCTGGGTCCTGGGCCCTGGCTTAGGAGGGGCTGGGTCCAGGATTTCTAGGGCTAGGGGTGAAGGGCCTGAGTCAGGGTATCCTGAGTTCAGGAATGCAGAAGGCTTGCATGCAGATTCCAGGGGTCTCCCAGAGCTAGCCAATATTGTTTCTCTCCCCCTTATCTAGCAATTTTATGTAAAGAAACCACAACTCCCTGAAGGCAACTGTGTCCATGGTCTTTTAATCAGTCCTATTCTTGCCCAGTAGCCTCATAGGTACTGTAGCTTGTACTAGGAGACAAGACTATGAGACAGTAAAGCTGGAATCGGGTTTTATATCCACCCATAGGTGAGAAAAGATATGAAATGGTGATCACGAGTTTCCTGGAGAATCTGAAAAACATcacagaaagtaaaacaaaaggtTAATGACTGAAAGGCTGGGAAGGGGGGTCCTGGGTTTTGCAGGGAAGCCATTGCTAGTGATACCTACCCTGGGGATGTGATGCGTGGCTCTGGGGCTAACTGCCtagttcaaattctggctctgccacttcctaCCCATGTGGCCCTGTGCAAGAAACTGGGCAGTTTCCTCAGCTCTACACTGGACAGCATCACAgtgccctcctccctcagctcctGGGAGGATTAGATGGATTGATACCTGTGCATTGCTTAGCCCAGTGACTGGAACTGTGTGAAGGGCTTGATTTCTGTAAAAAAGGGGAATGCCCCTCCAGGTGGCACATTCCCTGTAGCACCTGGTGCTCAGGAGGattaaggtaggaggatcatttGAATCCAGGAGTTCCAGACTAGTCTGAGCAACATAGAGAGACTccctgacaaaagaaaaaaggggagggagtgCCATGCTTCATGACCAGAAACCCACTGCCTAGTCTCCCCAAACCTGCCTTTTCCACAGGGAAGCAGAGCGTTGAGAACCTGAAAGAGATGTTGCGCCTCGAAAAGATAAACTTTGCATTCCACGCTTCTATGTTTCAAAAAGAAGGTGAGAGAAATCAGGGCTCCTGGACCCTAGCCTCCCTACCCCCCATTTCCCAAAACTGACTGTCCCTCTTCCCCATCCTGTCCTCCTGCTGAACCCTCAGGGGGACTTCTTTCAGGTCCTTCTCTGGGAAATAAGAACCCTCAATTCAGCTGTCCCCTAACTCCCTCTCCCCTCCATTTAAAAGTCTGATttgttccttcctctttcttctctcttctgagGCAGATTATTGTTCCAACAAATGTGGTGAGTGCAGACAGCAGAAGCTATTCTTCTACCCTCATCCATGGCCCATGATACCCatcttcccccctcccctttttggaTGTGCATTCGAAACATCTGAGAGCTTCCTTGGTTTCCAGTCATCTTTCTGCAGCTTGGATTTTGCGGGTAGCAGGTGTACTCCATTTGGACTCTTAACTGACCTTGGAGGGTTGATCTCCTAGGAACCTGGCCCAGTAGGGCCCCAGCCCTTCAGCCCTTTGCCTTGCCCTCTCTTTCAGACCCACCTCTTAGTGGGTGAATACAGCCTTGACCTTGCCCCTCCAGGCGTCATGTTTCAGTCTTTGATATGGTGCGACTACTGCAGTAAGCAGATTCAACTTTGTAAGAAGAAGACCGAAGAATGTGGGGGTGAGAGCTGGACCCGCTGGGGGGTTGGTGGGAGAGGGATGGGGCCACAGGAGGGACAGTCCAGGGAGCTCAGGATGCAGACGGCAGACAGGGAAGGGCCTGGCCCAAACAGAGTGGAGACTGTTTGGGGAGGGTTATGACCTCAGAGGAAGCATCTCACAGTCATGCCCTGTCCTCAGATCGTGTTGAGGAGATCCATGAACACGAAGCTTTAAACTTGAACTGTTTTCTCGATTGGCACAAAGAAGCTGTTGGCCTCACGAACTACGTCTTTTACAGGGTGGGGCCCTCCAACTCCTGTAACCCTTAAACCCCAAGTCCCTCAGGTGGGTATGACCCCCTGGTCCCTGGATGCCCTGGCCTGCACCCAACCCTCATGGCCTATTAGGTGAGGTCCCTCCTGACTCCCAGGCACCCCAAGCCCTTTTCATCTATGCCCTGGATTCCTGCTCCCGGCATTGAGTCCCCCAACCCCTAAATTCCCCAGGCCTCTGTAATATTCTTGAGCTTGGGTCTAGGTTTGGGAGAACGATTCTGAGACCGAGCTGTACAGAGGGAAGGATCCAGTCTTTAATAGGCCCTCCGCGTCTGTGAACGATAGTGGCAGGTACCGCTGTGAGCTGGGCACTGTTTACAACAGGCCTTCCACGATCATTCATTTTCTTGTCACAGGTAAGTATTGGGGTGCAGCTCCTGGCCCTGGGTCCCATGTATGGGGGGGTGTAAATTTCGGTTAGGGTGTGCCTCAGGCCATGGAGGTATGGCTTCTCAGCTGTGCTGTGGCTTCTGGCTGCAGGGACAGGGTCCCTTGGCTTTTGTTTCTGCTGGAGGGCCTGGATCCTGGGGCAGGCTTGCCCTGACTCGCTGCCCTGACCACTCATTGCCACTCTTCTGTCAGTGCTTCCCCGTGACCTGCAGGGCTGGACGCCAACGGGTGAATTCGCCCCGGCTAAGacggaggaggggaagaaagaagtaACCCCGAGCCCAGAACCGGAGACCACGACTGCCAAGCACCTGGAGGTTAAGAGTATGCTGAAAGGGCGCATCTATGGCCTGCTTATCTGCTTACTTATAATCCTGATAGCAGCCATTATCTTCTGGTGAGTCACCCTGGAAGGAAGGCAGAGCTTAGAGGGAGAGGTGAGGCTTCATATTGTCCAAACTCAGCTTGCAGAGCCATTGAGTGACTTCTTGAAGGTAGGGGGAATTACAATTTGGTGGGGCTTACTTAGGTGAGCCAGACTTTGATGACTGTCAGATTTGGTGGGGGACGCTAATGCAGGTGTCTCTCAACCACTACCTATCTAACAGGACTCCATTATTTGCAATCCCCACCCTCTATCAGGCTAGTCACtcggaaaaggaagaaaactaaacCAAAGTCCTCACAGGCCAGCATTGATAGTAAAAGTTCTAAGATATCAaggaaaatgtcttcaaaattgcagaagaaataaagatttgtCTTATCTAAGTATCTGTTTCACTCCTCTGGACAGATCCACACTTTGGGTTCCCTGAGAGGTCTGGAGAATTGGTCTTGCCTCAGGGAGGAGGGTCTGGAACCTGGGTCCCTTAGTCCCGCTGGAGGGGCCAACAGACTGTGATAGAAGAAGTTGCCAGAACTGGCAGCCCCCAGTCAAGAAACAGGGCAGGACCTGCCCTTCCAAGATCCTCCCCAACCCCCAGCCTAGTCTTGTGGTAGGTCATCTCCTCCCCGTTCTTCCTGCCAGGTTTCCTCTCACCTTTTCCTGTCCCGGAACCCAGAGCTGGGAGCTGGGGCAGAGGCAAAGGCTTTACAAAAGCAGGAGCTAACAGAGGCCAACAGAGCCAGGCTCCCTGGGCGCCGCCAGACAGGCAACTTGTTCAGAGCCAGGGACTCAGAGTGGTCGCAGACATCTGTACTCGAAGTCCTGTGAATCCAGGGCCTACCTCTCTCTCCAGATTTAcctcttccccatccccagccacccAGCGCTGGCATTTGGCCTTCCCCATCCATGGCCATGCTATCTGGTGAACAAGAGAGGAGAGTAGAAATGCTGCTTTGGGAAGCTCTGCTACCTGCGGGCCTGTGGATCAGTTCACTCCCTGGAAGCAGCTGCCCAGTGAGGTCTGCTCTGGCCCAGAGCTGCCTGTCAAGTGCATAGCCACCCAAGTGGGACACCTGtccctgccccacctgccttccATCTGCTCCTGTTTGGGGCCCAGCCCCATGCATTGCTTCTTGTGAGGGACCCCAAGATACCTGACTCTGGTTTTAGTCCTGAATGGGCAAGGGAGCCTGGGGCAAGCTTACCTGGGCCCAGGGTGGGAGAGGTGGGCCCAGGCACTGGGACGGGCCACACAGAGCAGGCTTTGATCtggcttccttcctcctctcccttctcaccTTTTGGAAATGGCTTCCATGGAActggcctttatttatttgagcTCACTCTTTTCTTGGACCTCTACCCACACCCATCTGGGTCCTCCCTGGGTCTAtcttttctgtctctgcttccctcctcctTGGCCCCCATCTCAGTGTCTGCTTGCCTTTCTGGGTGACTCTCCTGCGCCTCTGTTCATGGGTGACTCCCAGGTCTTGTCTTCTGACACAGGGAGCCGCAACAGCGAGCCGCTGCCCCCACCCCGCCGGAAGTGGAATTGTGGCAAGTGGGCCCACTGAAGGCGGTGGGGGGAGCCTCGGGGAGCCGCGCCCAACGCATCTCCCAGCTCTTCGGGGGCTCTGGAACAGGGACTCCGGAGGGCGAGCAGCAATGGGTCAGCGAGAAGATGCCAGAACTGGCAGCCCCCATTGATGTCCGGCGCCACAGCGCCCCCAGGGATCCTCAAGATCTTTGGCTCTGGCCTGGCGTCAGGTGCCAACTACAAGAGAAGGCGGGGCTGCAGCATCTGAGCGCTGGGCGGGACCTGCTGGTTTCCCAGGGCCTACAGAGTGGTGCTTGGATTCCCGTGGGGCATGGCCCGGCTGGTGGCAGTGGTTGGAGGTGTCCCAGAGTGTCTCGGGATGGAGTCAGGCCCTTTAGGAGGCATTCCAGGCTGCCTTGCAGGAGGCTGAATGTGTAGGTGGCCAAAGCAGTGGTAGCTCCCCAGCGGGGTGTCGGTGGGTTCTTCCCACAGCCTAGCGAATTCCCAGGGATTCGGCCAGTGTTAGGGGAAAATCGAAGTTGGAGAGAACTAGGAGATGAGGAACAGGCCAGGACAATGTCCTGGAGGCTGTGCAGAGCTGTGGGTGGGCCTGCGGGGCCAGGGTGGAGTCTGAGGAACTGAGTAGGCCTGAGCCTGAGGTGTTGGGCCTGGTGAGGTGTGGTGGCACCTGCTTGTGGGTCTGTGTGGCAGGAGACAGCTCAGGGAAGTAGGCTGAGGCGCTTCTTGAGGGTCAGGGCCTATGTGGGCAGAGCCTAGGAGGGAGAGGGACCTGTGTTTCTGGCAGCAGGCTTTGGATTAGGTGGCCTTAGGGGAAAGGAAGGGACTAGAGGAAGAGGCGTTTGTAGAGGTCAAGGAAGGTTTTGTTACATGGGGCCTGAAGCAGGAGGTGACCTCAAGGGTGGAACAGCACATGCCACATAGAGTGGCAGAGCCATGGGCACTGCGGGACAGGGCACTGGGAGTCCTCTAACTGCTGTTCTGTTCCTAAGTCAGCTGTGGACAGGGAAAGTGTTCTAGCGATGAAACTGATTGGCTTCATATTCAGGCTTGGATTTCAAACACTCCCACccccgatttttttttttgttgttgttactgt from Marmota flaviventris isolate mMarFla1 chromosome 18, mMarFla1.hap1, whole genome shotgun sequence includes:
- the LOC114079206 gene encoding izumo sperm-egg fusion protein 1; amino-acid sequence: MGPCFALPLAALACFLLPAGCCVICDTRILAALKSLETDYLPKLMGPDEVNRTYAMIVRTVKGFSDLPYTKQTYMGAIGEKRYEMVITSFLENLKNITESKTKGKQSVENLKEMLRLEKINFAFHASMFQKEDYCSNKCGVMFQSLIWCDYCSKQIQLCKKKTEECGDRVEEIHEHEALNLNCFLDWHKEAVGLTNYVFYRVWENDSETELYRGKDPVFNRPSASVNDSGRYRCELGTVYNRPSTIIHFLVTVLPRDLQGWTPTGEFAPAKTEEGKKEVTPSPEPETTTAKHLEVKSMLKGRIYGLLICLLIILIAAIIFWLVTRKRKKTKPKSSQASIDSKSSKISRKMEPQQRAAAPTPPEVELWQVGPLKAVGGASGSRAQRISQLFGGSGTGTPEGEQQWVSEKMPELAAPIDVRRHSAPRDPQDLWLWPGVRCQLQEKAGLQHLSAGRDLLVSQGLQSGAWIPAQSPPGGSSRRTISGQRLQYAKVANTHPEYASQESSCVQEQGTGDFDQLTQCLIQAPSNLLYFLLFQGYQDA